In a single window of the Heliangelus exortis chromosome 1, bHelExo1.hap1, whole genome shotgun sequence genome:
- the P2RY8 gene encoding S-geranylgeranyl-glutathione receptor P2RY8: protein MVKNGSHLDAETLAMLQNKAISITLPVVYTLVALISIPGNLFSLWVLCCHIKPKTPSVIFMINLSITDLMLASCFPFQISYHIQSNHWSFGKTLCSLVTVMFYSNMYSSILTMTCISIERYMGVVYPLKLIKWRRKRYALAACLGMWIFLLLAFYPLETTDLTYEVQELGIITCFDVLKWDMLPNFAAWVAFLLTLFVVLFLIPFVVTVGCYIGIIRKLIQTSSRYGNKQKTRSIYLAMIVLLVFITCFAPNNFILLAHMVIRLFYDRSLYPAYKFTLCLSCLNNCIDPFIYYFASKEFYQKFMQVFRPKVLLSDSLENRRESLFSGRTMSARSMSSGPMDGLEGVKVYLQRQESVF from the coding sequence ATGGTTAAAAACGGATCCCACCTGGATGCTGAAACTCTGGCAATGCTCCAGAATAAGGCTATCTCCATCACCCTCCCTGTTGTGTACACACTGGTGGCTCTGATCAGTATCCCTGGCAACTTGTTCTCCCTTTGGGTGCTCTGCTGCCACATCAAACCCAAAACCCCTTCTGTTATATTCATGATCAACCTCAGCATCACGGATCTTATGCTGGCAAGCTGCTTTCCCTTCCAGATTTCCTATCACATCCAAAGCAATCACTGGAGCTTTGGCAAGACTCTTTGCAGCCTTGTGACTGTGATGTTCTACTCAAACATGTATTCTTCCATCCTGACCATGACCTGTATCAGCATCGAGAGGTACATGGGGGTGGTTTATCCCCTGAAGTTGATCAAGTGGAGAAGAAAACGATACgccctggctgcctgcctgggtATGTGGATTTTCTTGCTACTAGCCTTCTACCCGCTAGAAACCACAGATCTGACCTACGAAGTGCAAGAATTGGGGATTATAACCTGCTTTGATGTCCTTAAATGGGATATGCTGCCCAACTTTGCAGCCTGGGTAGCCTTTCTCCTCACGTTATTTGTCGTGCTCTTCCTCATCCCTTTTGTGGTAACAGTTGGATGCTACATTGGCATAATTCGGAAGCTTATTCAGACATCCAGCAGATATGGtaacaagcagaaaacaaggTCCATATACCTGGCAATGATCGTCCTTCTGGTATTCATCACTTGCTTTGCTCCCAATAACTTTATTCTGCTCGCACATATGGTCATCCGCCTGTTTTATGACAGGAGTTTGTATCCTGCCTACAAGTTCACCTTGTGCCTCAGCTGCCTCAACAACTGCATAGATCCcttcatttattattttgcatCCAAAGAGTTCTACCAGAAATTCATGCAAGTGTTTCGCCCTAAGGTACTGCTCAGTGACAGCTtggaaaacagaagggaaagtTTATTCTCTGGCAGGACCATGTCAGCCAGATCGATGTCAAGTGGACCTATGGATGGGTTAGAAGGAGTAAAGGTGTATCTGCAAAGGCAAGAAAGTGTTTTTTAG